In one window of Coralliovum pocilloporae DNA:
- a CDS encoding GlxA family transcriptional regulator, translating to MDHTPLTRRDSFGIFLTPGFSIYAFTMVIEVLRVANKYLEAPVYHWQVLTLDGMPVLASNGMSVSPHASIHDVDGLGTLFVIASYNYEDSYSKALFGWMRQRARLGTRIGGTDTGPFLLAKAGLLDGHPTTVHWEGLEAFREDFPHLTVTDDLFTLSEGRFTCAGGAANLDLMLNLIALEQGPHLAERVAQGFIHDTIRSPSDDQRQASDHKWRDNNTTLALILDCMEDNVEAPLSLRELARQTNMTKRTIERTFEKTIGTPPMRHYLTIRLNKARNLVLYSQRALVEISLICGFSSPAVFSRAFKTQFGHAPRDYRTLFARQGLGTVRSDNPLPVLSIRSDGLNTQ from the coding sequence ATGGATCACACACCGCTGACACGCCGCGACTCATTCGGGATATTTCTGACGCCCGGTTTCTCGATCTATGCCTTTACCATGGTCATCGAGGTGCTGCGCGTCGCCAACAAATATCTGGAGGCTCCAGTCTATCACTGGCAGGTTCTGACCCTGGATGGCATGCCTGTTCTGGCCTCCAACGGCATGAGTGTCTCACCCCATGCCAGCATCCATGATGTGGATGGCCTCGGCACACTGTTTGTCATCGCCAGCTATAATTACGAGGACTCCTATTCAAAGGCGCTGTTTGGCTGGATGCGGCAACGGGCGCGCCTGGGAACTCGCATTGGAGGAACCGATACCGGTCCCTTTCTCCTCGCCAAGGCTGGCCTGCTCGACGGACATCCGACAACCGTACACTGGGAGGGGCTTGAAGCCTTTCGGGAGGATTTCCCGCATCTCACGGTCACAGATGACCTGTTCACTCTGTCGGAAGGTCGATTCACCTGTGCAGGCGGTGCCGCCAATCTGGACCTGATGTTGAACCTCATCGCCCTTGAACAGGGGCCGCACCTGGCAGAACGGGTGGCACAGGGTTTCATTCACGATACGATCCGCTCACCATCTGACGACCAACGTCAGGCCAGCGATCACAAATGGCGGGACAACAACACCACACTGGCACTGATTCTCGATTGTATGGAAGACAATGTGGAAGCTCCCCTGTCGCTGAGAGAACTAGCCCGGCAGACCAACATGACCAAGCGCACCATCGAACGGACTTTCGAGAAAACAATCGGTACCCCGCCCATGCGTCACTATCTGACCATCAGACTGAACAAGGCCCGCAATCTGGTGCTCTACTCTCAGCGCGCTTTGGTAGAAATCAGCCTCATCTGCGGTTTTTCCTCGCCCGCCGTTTTCTCCAGAGCCTTCAAGACCCAGTTCGGTCATGCACCACGAGATTACAGAACGCTGTTCGCCCGCCAGGGCCTCGGGACAGTTCGGTCAGATAATCCCCTGCCCGTGCTCTCCATCAGAAGCGATGGCCTCAACACACAATAG
- a CDS encoding uroporphyrinogen decarboxylase family protein yields MNGRERMMMALDCKQPDRVPFFDWLDERVIWGMAELLGYDVQKPQKSDEATRHGEESDAVLDVYCRLMEELDIDASWVAYSTCLEPQTKDWGVDKYGRGFMLSDHGIPAIMDGPVKTLKDAERFDMASLLDETDFRMLKTMVRRFGKDRAHVQSINGPFQEGWLVRGGMDKSFLDFAQDPDMAHAVGRITTDFNKAVIDISHELGANIMALDGDLTGNDYTLMSIEHYREFIAPYKKEIVDHAHSKGMKVFKHSDGNMWALVDDLAEIGFDGFHPIQPQCMDIGETKAHLQGRLCLFGNVDCLDLLVFGTPDQVEEETRKTIERGSPGGGHVLCSSNSMHPGVKPENALAMFRAALKYGDYQNIPDRLPIDPSSIDLNERTKNQNMSSNPGRRSDRRSDRRSGRRRRAIADHAAAL; encoded by the coding sequence ATGAATGGACGCGAACGGATGATGATGGCTCTGGACTGCAAGCAGCCGGATCGAGTGCCATTTTTTGACTGGCTGGACGAGCGGGTCATCTGGGGTATGGCGGAATTGCTTGGATATGACGTGCAGAAACCGCAGAAGTCCGATGAGGCTACCCGTCATGGTGAGGAAAGTGATGCGGTGCTGGATGTCTATTGTCGTCTGATGGAAGAGCTGGACATAGATGCCAGCTGGGTCGCCTATTCCACGTGCCTTGAGCCACAGACGAAAGATTGGGGCGTGGATAAATATGGCCGTGGTTTCATGCTGTCCGATCACGGTATTCCCGCCATCATGGACGGGCCAGTCAAGACGCTCAAGGATGCCGAACGGTTTGATATGGCATCCCTGCTGGATGAAACCGATTTCCGCATGCTGAAAACCATGGTCAGGCGGTTCGGAAAGGATCGCGCGCATGTGCAGTCGATCAACGGCCCGTTTCAGGAGGGCTGGCTGGTTCGCGGCGGGATGGACAAATCATTCCTCGATTTTGCCCAGGATCCCGACATGGCCCATGCGGTCGGGCGGATCACGACGGATTTCAACAAGGCGGTCATTGATATCTCGCACGAGCTTGGTGCCAATATCATGGCTCTGGACGGAGATCTGACCGGCAATGATTACACGCTGATGTCGATTGAGCATTACCGGGAATTTATCGCACCTTATAAGAAAGAAATTGTCGACCATGCTCACAGCAAGGGTATGAAGGTGTTCAAGCATTCCGACGGTAATATGTGGGCTCTGGTGGATGACCTGGCTGAAATCGGTTTTGACGGTTTTCACCCCATTCAGCCGCAATGTATGGATATTGGAGAGACAAAGGCTCATCTGCAGGGCCGCCTGTGCCTGTTTGGCAATGTCGATTGTCTCGACCTTCTGGTCTTTGGCACCCCGGACCAAGTGGAAGAGGAAACCCGAAAGACAATCGAGAGGGGCTCACCAGGCGGTGGTCATGTTCTCTGCTCATCCAACTCCATGCATCCGGGTGTGAAACCTGAGAATGCGCTGGCCATGTTCAGGGCTGCTCTCAAGTATGGCGATTATCAGAACATTCCTGACCGTCTGCCTATTGATCCGTCGTCCATTGATCTCAATGAACGCACGAAGAACCAGAACATGTCGAGCAATCCGGGGCGTCGTTCAGATCGTCGTTCAGATCGGCGTTCTGGCAGACGACGCAGGGCCATTGCAGATCACGCTGCTGCTTTGTGA